One Mesorhizobium loti genomic window carries:
- a CDS encoding von Willebrand factor type A produces the protein MVDDNELNRLRDIAAPAPGESAKARAFEAAMRAYDQENISAVTQGSVGGLRLTERAQKLWSEIMQKKLIATPAIAGLVALPIAGYATFHMLREQPSKFGGDEKITETLADKPATLKPAEPKQAPTGLEKDKKADADVESRDATDALVAPASPPKSESTAVGGAARQNALGRGVPADAPATINETEAGTLKAYKPAPAPTDEFALDGSTRTAPYASRVARVPGADSKLMAPQPTIAPADQVAPQEENRNRVQDFKTNPVHAALEDPVSTFSIDVDTASYSFVRRSLKEGSVPQADTVRVEEMINYFPYDWKGPDSASTPFNSTVSVMPTPWNEHTKLMHVAIKGFDIKPTEQPKANLVFLIDVSGSMDEPDKLPLLKSAFRLLVSKLRADDTISIVTYAGEAGTVLMPTRAAEKDKILNAIDNLTPGGSTAGEAGIKEAYKLAQQSFVKDGVNRVMLATDGDFNVGQSDDDDLKRLIEQERKSGVFLSVFGFGHDNLNDQMMQTIAQNGNGTAAYIDTLAEAEKVLVEDASSTLFPIAKDVKIQVEFNPNKVSEYRLIGYETRALNREDFNNDRVDAGDIGSGHSVTAIYEITPKGSGGEQIDPLRYGQATVNNGGVANADEYAFVKIRYKLPNEDISKLITTPVTSANEVASFDQASTDQRFSVAVAAFGQKLRDEDATAKFGYDKIMEIATAARGADPFGYRSEFLSLVRLASALGGNR, from the coding sequence ATGGTCGACGACAACGAACTCAACAGGCTGCGCGATATCGCAGCACCGGCGCCGGGCGAGAGCGCGAAGGCGCGCGCCTTCGAAGCCGCCATGCGTGCCTACGACCAGGAAAATATTTCTGCCGTCACCCAAGGATCGGTCGGCGGCCTTCGTCTTACAGAGCGAGCACAAAAGCTCTGGAGCGAGATCATGCAAAAGAAACTCATTGCCACGCCGGCCATTGCCGGGCTCGTCGCCCTGCCGATCGCCGGATACGCCACCTTCCATATGCTGAGGGAACAGCCGTCCAAATTCGGCGGCGACGAAAAGATTACCGAGACGCTGGCCGACAAGCCGGCGACCCTGAAGCCGGCCGAGCCGAAGCAGGCTCCAACCGGGTTGGAGAAGGACAAGAAGGCCGACGCGGATGTGGAAAGCCGCGACGCGACCGACGCGCTTGTGGCGCCGGCCTCGCCACCGAAATCCGAATCGACCGCGGTTGGCGGCGCGGCACGGCAGAATGCACTGGGGCGTGGTGTGCCGGCTGATGCTCCGGCAACAATCAACGAAACCGAGGCGGGCACTTTGAAGGCTTACAAGCCGGCACCTGCACCAACAGATGAATTCGCGTTGGATGGTAGCACCAGGACCGCGCCCTACGCGTCACGGGTCGCTCGCGTGCCGGGAGCCGACTCCAAATTGATGGCACCTCAGCCGACCATCGCGCCGGCGGATCAGGTCGCACCGCAGGAGGAGAACCGCAACCGCGTCCAGGATTTCAAGACCAATCCGGTGCATGCCGCGCTCGAGGATCCGGTCTCGACCTTCTCGATCGATGTCGACACCGCCTCCTATTCCTTCGTGCGCCGTTCGCTGAAGGAAGGCTCCGTGCCGCAGGCCGACACGGTGCGTGTCGAGGAGATGATCAACTACTTCCCCTATGACTGGAAGGGGCCGGACTCGGCATCGACGCCGTTCAACTCGACCGTCAGCGTCATGCCGACGCCGTGGAACGAGCACACCAAGCTGATGCACGTCGCCATCAAGGGCTTCGACATCAAGCCGACCGAGCAGCCGAAGGCCAATCTTGTCTTCCTGATTGACGTCTCGGGCTCGATGGACGAACCCGACAAGCTGCCGCTGCTCAAGTCGGCATTCCGGCTGCTGGTCAGCAAGCTCAGGGCTGACGACACGATCTCCATCGTCACCTATGCCGGCGAGGCCGGCACCGTGCTGATGCCGACCAGGGCGGCCGAAAAGGACAAGATCCTCAACGCCATCGACAATCTGACGCCCGGCGGTTCGACCGCCGGCGAGGCCGGTATCAAGGAAGCCTACAAGCTTGCCCAGCAATCCTTCGTCAAGGACGGCGTCAACCGGGTGATGCTGGCGACCGATGGCGACTTCAATGTCGGCCAGAGCGATGACGACGATCTCAAGCGCCTGATCGAGCAGGAGCGCAAGAGCGGGGTCTTCCTGTCGGTGTTCGGTTTCGGCCACGACAATCTGAACGACCAGATGATGCAGACCATCGCCCAGAACGGCAACGGCACCGCCGCCTATATCGACACGTTGGCCGAGGCGGAAAAGGTGCTGGTCGAGGATGCCTCCTCGACTCTGTTCCCGATCGCCAAGGACGTGAAGATCCAGGTCGAGTTCAACCCGAACAAGGTCTCCGAATACCGCCTGATCGGTTACGAGACCCGGGCGCTCAACCGCGAGGACTTCAACAATGACCGCGTCGATGCCGGCGATATCGGTTCGGGCCACTCGGTCACGGCGATCTACGAGATCACGCCGAAGGGCAGCGGCGGCGAGCAGATCGACCCGCTGCGCTATGGCCAGGCCACGGTCAACAATGGCGGTGTCGCCAATGCGGACGAATATGCCTTCGTCAAGATCCGCTACAAGCTGCCTAACGAAGACATCTCGAAGCTGATCACCACGCCGGTGACCTCGGCCAACGAGGTGGCGTCCTTCGACCAGGCCAGCACCGACCAGCGTTTCTCCGTCGCGGTTGCGGCCTTCGGCCAGAAGCTGCGCGACGAGGATGCCACCGCGAAGTTCGGTTACGACAAGATCATGGAGATTGCCACTGCCGCCCGAGGAGCCGACCCGTTTGGGTACAGGTCCGAGTTCCTCTCGCTTGTGCGCCTTGCCTCGGCGCTGGGCGGTAACCGGTAG
- a CDS encoding RNA polymerase sigma factor, producing MLDESEASDAELIGRAKGGDRGAFGKLLERHYDSVYRAAYRWCGKKADAEDIAQEVCVRLGKAIRDYRGGGAFTTWLYSVTMNAARDMMRKTARETVKTEAYGVHALISGDAPAESEDPAEALWAAVRQLPDKQRDAVLLVYGEGLSHAAAAEAMAISETTVSWHIHEAKKRLKTLMRSAGEV from the coding sequence ATGCTGGATGAGAGCGAAGCCTCCGACGCCGAACTGATCGGGCGGGCGAAGGGCGGAGACAGGGGGGCCTTCGGCAAATTGCTGGAGCGCCACTACGACTCCGTCTATCGCGCCGCCTATCGCTGGTGCGGCAAGAAGGCCGATGCCGAAGACATCGCCCAGGAAGTCTGTGTCCGGCTCGGCAAGGCGATCCGCGATTATCGTGGCGGCGGCGCCTTCACGACATGGCTCTATTCCGTGACGATGAACGCGGCGCGCGATATGATGCGCAAGACCGCGCGCGAGACGGTGAAGACCGAGGCCTATGGCGTCCATGCGCTGATTTCGGGCGACGCCCCGGCCGAGAGCGAGGATCCGGCCGAGGCGTTGTGGGCCGCCGTGCGGCAGCTTCCGGACAAGCAGCGCGATGCGGTGCTGCTGGTCTATGGCGAGGGCTTGAGCCACGCGGCAGCCGCCGAGGCCATGGCGATCTCGGAGACGACGGTTTCCTGGCACATCCATGAAGCGAAGAAACGGCTGAAGACGCTGATGCGTTCAGCCGGGGAAGTGTGA
- a CDS encoding chromate transporter encodes MSEPETPSAPSCSRLFLVFTRIALTSFGGGVSGWLLREFVQNRKWMTQEEFLNGLSISQALPGVNVKNMAVWIGYRLLGWRGAVIGFVGIIVPPAIVIVLLGTVFSSLSRYPLTHIALTGAAAAAVGLSLSMGITAARAVPRKAVPISIMAGTFIAVALLHWPLFWVVLAAGFVSVAYTYAAAS; translated from the coding sequence ATGTCGGAACCGGAAACACCATCCGCCCCCAGCTGCTCGCGGCTGTTCTTGGTCTTCACACGCATCGCCCTGACGAGTTTCGGCGGTGGCGTGAGCGGCTGGCTGCTGCGGGAATTCGTTCAAAACCGCAAGTGGATGACGCAGGAAGAATTTCTCAACGGCCTGTCGATTTCCCAGGCGCTGCCAGGTGTGAACGTCAAGAACATGGCGGTCTGGATCGGCTACAGGCTTCTTGGCTGGCGCGGCGCCGTCATTGGTTTCGTCGGCATCATCGTCCCACCTGCCATCGTCATCGTTCTGTTGGGAACGGTATTTTCTTCACTGTCGCGGTATCCGCTGACCCATATTGCGCTGACCGGAGCCGCCGCGGCGGCTGTCGGCCTGTCGCTGTCGATGGGCATCACCGCCGCGCGCGCAGTGCCTCGAAAGGCTGTTCCCATTTCGATCATGGCCGGCACATTCATTGCCGTCGCGCTCCTGCACTGGCCGCTTTTCTGGGTCGTTCTCGCCGCCGGCTTCGTCAGCGTCGCCTACACCTACGCCGCGGCAAGCTGA
- a CDS encoding chromate transporter, producing the protein MSESPHTSLLSLLAVFAPLSLVTIGGGQSAIADINRQVVDVHQWLSQAQFVDAFAISRMAPGPGSLLVTLIGWQVAGFWGAVVATLAIFGPTTFLIYAVAHMWSRNGGARWKRALETGLRPVAAGMILASTYVLLQAIDGGWFARAVALASTATLLLTRVNPLHLIGAGVAIFVGLHAISLA; encoded by the coding sequence ATGAGCGAGAGCCCGCACACTTCGCTGCTCAGCTTGCTGGCGGTCTTTGCTCCGCTCTCGCTTGTCACCATTGGCGGCGGGCAGAGCGCCATTGCCGATATCAACCGGCAGGTCGTCGACGTCCATCAGTGGCTGAGCCAGGCGCAATTCGTCGACGCCTTCGCCATCTCGCGGATGGCCCCAGGGCCGGGATCCCTGCTGGTTACGCTGATCGGCTGGCAAGTCGCGGGTTTCTGGGGCGCTGTGGTTGCAACGTTGGCAATTTTCGGCCCGACCACCTTTCTTATCTATGCGGTCGCTCACATGTGGTCCCGCAATGGCGGCGCGCGCTGGAAACGAGCGTTGGAGACTGGGCTCCGGCCAGTCGCCGCCGGCATGATCCTCGCCTCGACCTATGTGTTGCTACAGGCCATCGATGGCGGCTGGTTCGCGCGCGCCGTCGCATTGGCATCGACGGCAACGCTTCTCCTGACCAGGGTGAATCCGCTGCATTTGATCGGCGCCGGCGTGGCTATTTTCGTCGGGCTTCATGCGATCAGCCTGGCCTAG
- a CDS encoding dienelactone hydrolase-like enzyme, with the protein MTKQDLQIKTRDGVAKAGLFRSAKASPAKAGVILYQDAFGPRPALAGMAERLAGEGYAVLVPDLFYRNVPYGPFDAKTAFTEEKTKAALMALVTGTTQEMTIGDSAAFLDALSAEDVTGPIGTVGYCMGGARALNAAAAYPDRIKAVASFHGGNLASDAADSPHRKAASIKARIYVGMAGVDRSFPPEQSTRLEEALRNAEVDHAIENYVGMAHGWCVPDHSVYNEAGAERHWQRLMTLFAETLI; encoded by the coding sequence ATGACCAAGCAGGACCTTCAGATCAAGACCCGTGATGGCGTGGCCAAGGCGGGCCTGTTCCGCTCGGCCAAGGCCTCCCCGGCCAAGGCCGGTGTCATTCTCTATCAGGACGCTTTCGGTCCGCGCCCGGCGCTCGCTGGCATGGCCGAGCGGCTGGCGGGCGAGGGTTATGCGGTGCTGGTGCCGGACCTCTTCTACCGCAACGTGCCTTATGGTCCGTTCGACGCCAAGACCGCCTTTACCGAGGAAAAGACCAAGGCAGCGCTGATGGCGCTGGTCACCGGCACGACGCAGGAAATGACCATCGGCGACAGCGCGGCCTTTCTCGATGCGCTCTCCGCCGAGGACGTCACCGGGCCGATCGGCACCGTCGGCTATTGCATGGGCGGCGCGCGAGCATTGAACGCCGCCGCGGCCTATCCAGACCGGATCAAGGCCGTCGCCAGTTTCCATGGCGGCAACCTCGCCAGCGATGCCGCCGACAGTCCGCACCGCAAGGCGGCGTCCATCAAGGCACGGATCTATGTCGGCATGGCCGGCGTCGACCGGAGTTTCCCGCCGGAACAGTCGACAAGGCTGGAGGAGGCACTGCGCAATGCCGAAGTCGATCACGCGATCGAGAACTATGTCGGCATGGCGCATGGCTGGTGCGTGCCGGACCACAGCGTCTACAACGAAGCCGGCGCCGAGCGGCACTGGCAAAGGCTGATGACGCTGTTTGCCGAAACACTGATCTGA
- a CDS encoding ferredoxin produces the protein MSFGDIDETLAIHGLVLRGGFNFATDETPPLGLSGALAKSVLLVGQAGAAPWPHFLRWREQQPATIANPLDSWSRQVIGAVAEAFGARAVSPSDKPYLPFQQWAMRAEGLKPSPLGILMHPQYGLWHAYRGALLFEDEIALPRRGETIHLCDACVAKPCLKSCPVDAYSRDGFAYQACLAHVRSANGEPCRSGGCLDRNACPYGTEYRYPPDIQAFHMASFARAAS, from the coding sequence TTGAGCTTTGGCGACATCGACGAGACCCTAGCCATCCATGGTCTCGTTCTTCGCGGTGGCTTCAATTTTGCAACAGACGAAACGCCGCCACTCGGCTTGTCGGGCGCTCTAGCGAAATCCGTGCTGCTGGTGGGGCAGGCGGGCGCGGCACCCTGGCCGCATTTCCTGCGCTGGCGGGAGCAGCAGCCAGCGACAATCGCCAATCCGCTCGACAGCTGGTCGCGGCAGGTCATCGGTGCTGTGGCCGAGGCCTTCGGCGCACGCGCCGTTTCACCTTCCGACAAGCCCTATCTGCCATTCCAGCAATGGGCGATGCGTGCGGAGGGGCTGAAACCGTCGCCGCTTGGTATTCTCATGCACCCGCAATACGGGCTTTGGCATGCCTATCGAGGCGCGTTGCTGTTCGAGGATGAGATCGCGCTTCCGCGGCGGGGCGAGACGATCCATCTCTGCGACGCCTGTGTCGCAAAACCCTGCCTGAAATCCTGCCCGGTCGATGCCTATTCCAGGGACGGCTTCGCCTATCAGGCCTGCCTGGCGCATGTTCGGAGCGCGAATGGCGAACCGTGCCGGAGCGGCGGCTGCCTCGACCGCAATGCCTGTCCCTATGGCACGGAATATCGCTATCCACCTGATATCCAGGCCTTCCACATGGCGAGCTTTGCACGGGCCGCCAGCTGA
- a CDS encoding trimethylamine methyltransferase, translated as MSEHAAVDQEASNARRGRGASGGAAARRAARSGGGPGTQLTYIKRKINVYEVLNEEGLALIEKNTDTVLEEIGIIFRDDAEALQLWKEAGADVKGERVHFPKGLCRSLLKTAPSVYTQHARNSERSVQIGGNATVFAPVYGPPFVRDLDGVRRYATIEDFRNFVKLAYMAPSIHHSGGTVCEPVDVPVNKRHLDMVYSHIKYSDKPFMGSVTAPERAEDTVAMAKLVFGDDFVENNTVLTSLINANSPMVFDETMLGALKVYSRHNQACIVTPFILAGAMSPVTVAGTLTQVLAEVLAGASFTQLIRPGAPVLFGTFASSISMQSGAPTFGTPEPSLVSYGAAQLARRLGLPFRTGGSLCASKVPDAQAAYESANTLNSTILAGTNFVLHSAGWLEGGLASCYEKFMMDIDQLGMTQKFSEGVDLSENGQAMDAIRQVGPGSHYLGCDHTQANFQTAFYRSNIADNNSYEQWLAEGEKTAPQRANELARRWLESYEAPHLDPSIDEALKEFIAKKKGSMPDAFT; from the coding sequence ATGAGCGAACACGCGGCAGTCGACCAGGAAGCGTCAAACGCGCGGCGTGGGCGCGGTGCGAGCGGCGGAGCAGCAGCCAGGCGCGCGGCGCGCTCCGGCGGCGGGCCGGGCACCCAGCTCACCTACATCAAGCGCAAGATCAACGTCTATGAGGTGCTCAACGAAGAGGGACTGGCGCTGATCGAGAAGAACACCGATACGGTGCTCGAAGAGATCGGCATCATCTTCCGCGATGACGCCGAAGCGCTGCAGCTGTGGAAAGAGGCCGGCGCCGACGTCAAGGGTGAGCGCGTGCATTTCCCGAAGGGGCTTTGCCGTTCGCTGCTGAAGACCGCGCCGTCCGTCTATACCCAGCACGCCCGCAATTCCGAACGCTCGGTGCAGATCGGCGGCAACGCCACCGTCTTCGCGCCGGTCTATGGCCCGCCCTTCGTGCGCGACCTCGACGGCGTCCGGCGCTACGCGACGATCGAGGATTTCCGGAATTTCGTGAAGCTCGCCTATATGGCGCCGTCGATCCATCATTCGGGCGGCACGGTGTGCGAGCCGGTCGATGTGCCGGTCAACAAGCGCCATCTCGACATGGTCTATTCGCACATAAAATATTCCGACAAACCGTTCATGGGATCGGTGACCGCGCCTGAGCGCGCCGAGGACACGGTGGCCATGGCCAAGCTGGTGTTCGGCGACGATTTCGTCGAGAACAACACGGTGCTGACCAGCCTGATCAACGCCAACTCGCCGATGGTGTTCGACGAGACCATGCTCGGTGCGCTGAAGGTTTATTCGCGTCACAACCAGGCCTGCATCGTCACGCCGTTCATTCTGGCCGGCGCGATGAGCCCGGTGACGGTCGCCGGCACGCTGACGCAGGTTCTGGCCGAAGTGTTGGCAGGCGCATCGTTCACGCAGCTGATCCGACCGGGCGCGCCGGTGCTGTTCGGCACCTTCGCCTCGTCGATCTCGATGCAGTCGGGCGCGCCGACCTTCGGCACGCCGGAGCCGTCGCTGGTGTCCTATGGCGCGGCGCAACTCGCACGCCGTCTCGGCCTGCCGTTCCGCACCGGCGGTTCGCTCTGCGCCTCCAAGGTTCCGGATGCACAGGCGGCCTATGAAAGCGCCAACACGCTGAACTCGACCATCCTGGCCGGCACCAACTTTGTCCTGCATTCGGCCGGCTGGCTCGAAGGCGGACTGGCGTCCTGCTACGAAAAATTCATGATGGACATCGACCAGCTCGGCATGACCCAAAAATTCTCCGAAGGCGTCGACCTGTCTGAGAATGGCCAGGCGATGGACGCCATCCGCCAGGTCGGGCCGGGCAGCCACTATCTCGGCTGCGACCACACCCAGGCGAATTTCCAGACGGCGTTCTATCGCTCCAACATCGCCGACAACAATTCCTACGAACAGTGGCTGGCCGAAGGCGAGAAGACCGCGCCGCAGCGCGCCAACGAACTCGCCCGCCGCTGGCTGGAAAGCTATGAGGCGCCGCATCTCGATCCCAGCATCGACGAGGCCCTGAAGGAGTTCATCGCCAAGAAGAAGGGGTCGATGCCAGACGCCTTCACTTGA
- a CDS encoding methionine synthase — MSDDEIILSELSDDELVQQMHDDLYDGLKEEIEEGTRILLERGWAPYKVLTEALVEGMRIVGEDFRDGILFVPEVLLSANAMKAGMFILRPLLAATGAPKQGKMVIGTVKGDIHDIGKNLVGMMMEGAGFDVIDLGINNAVEKYLDAIEQHQPDIIGMSALLTTTMPYMKVVIDTMKEKGIRDDYVVLVGGAPLNEEFGKAVGADAYCRDAAVAVETAKDFMKRKHNVRASA; from the coding sequence ATGTCCGACGACGAGATCATCCTTTCTGAACTTTCCGACGACGAGCTGGTGCAGCAAATGCACGACGATCTCTATGACGGCTTGAAGGAAGAGATCGAGGAAGGCACGCGCATCCTGCTGGAGCGTGGCTGGGCACCCTACAAGGTGCTGACCGAAGCACTGGTCGAAGGCATGCGCATCGTCGGCGAGGATTTTCGCGACGGCATCCTTTTCGTTCCCGAAGTGCTGCTCTCGGCCAACGCCATGAAGGCCGGCATGTTCATCCTGCGTCCGCTGCTCGCCGCCACCGGCGCGCCGAAGCAGGGCAAGATGGTGATCGGCACCGTCAAGGGCGACATCCACGACATCGGCAAGAACCTCGTCGGCATGATGATGGAAGGCGCCGGCTTCGATGTCATCGACCTCGGCATCAACAATGCGGTCGAGAAATATCTCGATGCGATCGAGCAGCATCAGCCCGACATCATCGGCATGTCGGCGCTTTTGACCACGACCATGCCCTACATGAAGGTCGTCATCGACACGATGAAGGAAAAGGGCATCCGCGACGATTATGTCGTGCTGGTCGGCGGTGCGCCGCTCAACGAGGAATTCGGCAAGGCCGTCGGCGCCGACGCCTATTGCCGCGATGCCGCGGTGGCGGTCGAGACCGCCAAGGACTTCATGAAGCGCAAGCACAACGTGCGCGCTTCCGCCTGA
- a CDS encoding entericidin EcnAB — translation MVEPELFLDGQYLARNHPAGDDEQPVCLIRFRFLRLDQVEPAFAAGLIYLSRETPSMKLLRIAPIAILASALALTACANTIRGVGKDVKSTARAVKDTVAN, via the coding sequence GTGGTCGAGCCCGAGCTGTTCCTTGACGGCCAATACCTCGCGCGCAATCATCCCGCAGGCGATGACGAGCAGCCTGTCTGTCTGATTCGGTTTCGTTTTTTGCGTCTTGACCAAGTCGAGCCGGCTTTCGCTGCGGGGCTAATTTATCTGTCGAGGGAGACACCGTCCATGAAACTGCTGCGCATTGCGCCGATAGCCATCCTTGCCAGTGCCTTGGCCCTTACGGCCTGCGCCAACACCATTCGGGGTGTCGGCAAGGATGTCAAATCGACGGCAAGGGCTGTCAAAGACACTGTCGCCAACTGA